In Pseudomonas sp. PDNC002, the DNA window CCAGCAGGTGTACCCGTTGCCCGTCGAAGGTCGGCTCCTCGGCGTCGGCGCTCTGGTAATGCGGGGCAAAGTACTCGAGCGCGATGGTCCGCGCGGTGTCCAGCGTGGCGCGGAATACTTCGATGTCATGCTCGGCGTAACGGGGGCGTTGCAGCAGCGCCTGGCTGTCTAGCAGCTCGTACAGCAGGAATTCTATATCGCGTTCGTTGAGCAGTCCGGCGGCCATGGCGTCCTCGTCCAGAGTCGCCCGCAGACTCCGTGATGGAAGAGCGGGCGGTGATGGACGAAGTGAAACGCGAACATGCCGGTCCTCACACCCCCAAGGGTGGCCTTGCAGCCCCTCCCATTGTGAGGGGAGGGGGGCTGCTAGCTGGCGACCGGAGAGACTGTCGCGCTAGTGGTAATTCCAGGACCTTGAGGTGTTTATTGGTGAACCAGTCTGTGTGCCCGTCAATGCGCGCACCGTCCTGCATTAGCACGCGCTGACTGTTTTTGATACGAGCGTCGGCTATGGGAGCAGAAGGTGCCTCGCTCAGAAGTCTGCTACCGACCCAAAGCGGACATCTACATAACTTGATGCTTGGGTTAAGCATCCGGTTGCGCCTACTGCGCAGGGTCGATGTTTTCGTCCTCCCCCGGGCGAAAACCGTCATTCAGGGCTCACAGAGCCGAACAGCTCGCCACCTGTTCCCGCAACCACCTCAAACTCGGATCGGCATCGAATCGTGAATGCCAGTAGGCCATCAACTCGGGGACGGGGAATTCGATCGGTGGCTCATGGCAAGTGAGCCCGAAAGACGCCGCGAAAGCCTCGGCAATGGGGGCTGGGAGATTGCAGATGTATCCCGTCTGTGCGGCAATCACCGGCATCGCCATGAAGTTCTGCACCAGCACGCCAATGCGTCGCGCGAGGCCTTTGGCTCGCAGTGCCTGGTCGATGATGTTGTCATCGCGCTGATGCACTTCGATCATCACCTGCGGCCTTTGGAGGTAGAGGTCGAGAGGGAAGGGGCCTGGCGGGAGGCCTTCGCGCTGCCAGATCAGTGTGAGCAGAGAGACGGTAGTGACCAGCTCGTTGCGCAGCCCGGCACCGAACGTCATCGGCGTGCTGAGGACCAGATCGATCTCGCCACTTTCCAGTGACGCCGCCACGCTGCTGTTGGGCGGAAGTGGAACCACCTCGATCATGACACCGGGCGCCTCGCGGGCGATGGCCTGAATCAGCTTCGGCAGGATTAGGAACTCCACGAAGTCGCCGGAGGCGATGCGGAACTTGCGCTTCATCGAGGCCGGCACGAAGGGGCCGGAACCCTCCAGTGCTTCATCGAGTCGAGACAGCGCATCTCGTACCGGGCCGATCAGTTCGGTGGCGCGTGCAGTCGGCACCAGGCCTCCACGCCCGATCACGAACAGCTCGTCACCGAGCCGCTCGCGCAAGCGGCGCAGCGCATGGCTGACAGCCGACTGACTGAGCGAAAGGCGCTCGCTTGCTCGGGTGACGCTCTGGGTATCCCACAGTGTGGCGAAGACCACCAGCAGGTTCAGGTCGAGCGTTCTTGTATTAATTTTGTGCATTCAATGGATGCTACATATTCACTTCCTTCATCGCAAAGGCTTTGCTGTAGTGGGGCTTCACTTCCTCTGCGTGAGAGTCCCAATGAATAACAAGAAGCCCTTGCAGATGGGTTGGTTCATCCCGACCATCGGTGACACCACGGCCTTCAGTGATCCGAGCAAAAGTATCCCCCAGTCTCTCGAACACTTCGAGAATGTAGCCTTGGCTGCCGAGCAGGCAGGGTTCGATTACGTGCTGGTCCCTGTTACTCCATTCTGCTGGGACGCTTGGGTTACCGCCTCGTTCATCATCGCTCGCACCCGCAAGCTCAAGGCCCTGGTCGCTGTGAAGCCCGGCTTCATCCATCCGGTGGCGCAGGCAAAGATGTTCGCAACCTTCGACCAACTCTCTCAGGGGCGCATCTATATCAACCTGATCGCGGGTCTTAGTGAGAAGGACGCTTATGCGGAGGGGCAGATTGCTTCGAAGGAGGAGCGATACGAGCAACTCGAAGAGGAAGTCGAGCTAATGAAGCGCCTTTGGACGGAAGAGGGCGTTGAATACAACGGTAAGTACCATCAGGCGCACGGCCCGAAAGTCATACCGGCGCCTTTCCAGCGGCCTCATCCGCCGTTCTTCCTCGGTGGTGGTTCGGAGCACGCCGCGGAGATTTCGGCGAAACACTCCGCCGTTCACCTTTTCTGGGGCGATTACCCGGAACGTATCGCTGAGCAGATCAAGGAAATGCGCAACCGCGCAGCCAAGTACGGCCGCGGTGATGACATCGAGTTCGCCATGCGCCTGCAGATCATTTGCCGGGAAACGGAAGAGGAGGCATGGGCCGCGGCGGATACGCTGGTCAACGGCGCGGATGCGGGCTGGGTCGAGCAGGTGAAGACCATGATGGCCGAGTCCGTTGCCAACCAGAGGATGAAGGAGCTCTCCAGAACCGTCGGCCGCAAGATGACACCGCACCTCTGGACGGGCATCACCGAAGTGCGCCCCGGAGCCGGAATCGCTGTTGTGGGCAATCCACAGCAGGTCGCCGATCAGCTCATGGCATTCGTCGATGCAGGCTGCAGCGGTTTCTGTCTCTCCGGCTATCCGCACCACGAAGAGGCTGAACGTTTCGGACACCTGGTCATGCCACTGCTGCGTCGCTGATCCACGTACCACCCCAATAACAAGAATCAGCTTCCGGCCAGCGCCGGAAGCGTTGGAGCCCTTGACGATGCCAATCTCGACCATCGATCCCAAGCAATTCCGCCAGGCGCTCGGCGCCTTCACTACCGGCGTGACCATCGTGACCACATGCGGCCCTGATGGGCTGGACTATGGGTTGACCGCCAACAGCTTCAACTCGGTTTCGATCGATCCTCCCATGGTCTTGTGGAGTATCAACAAGGACTCGTCATCGGCGTCCGCCTTTACCCAGAGCTCGCATTTCGCGGTACACATCCTGGCGACCGATCAGGAGCCGCTTTCCAACCGTTTCGCCAGGAGCGGCACCGACAAGTTCGTCGACCTGGAGTTGCAGCGTGGCGTGAAGCATGTGCCCTTGCTCGACGGTTGTTCCGCGCGCTTCCAATGCAAGACCGCCTATCAGTATGAAGGTGGCGATCACATTATTCTGGTAGGCGAGGTACTGGCATTCGATCGTTTCGACAAGGCACCACTGGTGTTTCAAAGCGGAGGATATCGACGACTGGTGCCTCCTGCTCCTCGTGAAGAAGCAAGCGTCAACTACGGCGAAAACTGGTTGGGGTTCCTCCTCGGTCGAGCCTATTACCAGCT includes these proteins:
- a CDS encoding LysR family transcriptional regulator, with the translated sequence MHKINTRTLDLNLLVVFATLWDTQSVTRASERLSLSQSAVSHALRRLRERLGDELFVIGRGGLVPTARATELIGPVRDALSRLDEALEGSGPFVPASMKRKFRIASGDFVEFLILPKLIQAIAREAPGVMIEVVPLPPNSSVAASLESGEIDLVLSTPMTFGAGLRNELVTTVSLLTLIWQREGLPPGPFPLDLYLQRPQVMIEVHQRDDNIIDQALRAKGLARRIGVLVQNFMAMPVIAAQTGYICNLPAPIAEAFAASFGLTCHEPPIEFPVPELMAYWHSRFDADPSLRWLREQVASCSAL
- a CDS encoding LLM class flavin-dependent oxidoreductase, with protein sequence MNNKKPLQMGWFIPTIGDTTAFSDPSKSIPQSLEHFENVALAAEQAGFDYVLVPVTPFCWDAWVTASFIIARTRKLKALVAVKPGFIHPVAQAKMFATFDQLSQGRIYINLIAGLSEKDAYAEGQIASKEERYEQLEEEVELMKRLWTEEGVEYNGKYHQAHGPKVIPAPFQRPHPPFFLGGGSEHAAEISAKHSAVHLFWGDYPERIAEQIKEMRNRAAKYGRGDDIEFAMRLQIICRETEEEAWAAADTLVNGADAGWVEQVKTMMAESVANQRMKELSRTVGRKMTPHLWTGITEVRPGAGIAVVGNPQQVADQLMAFVDAGCSGFCLSGYPHHEEAERFGHLVMPLLRR
- a CDS encoding flavin reductase family protein, yielding MPISTIDPKQFRQALGAFTTGVTIVTTCGPDGLDYGLTANSFNSVSIDPPMVLWSINKDSSSASAFTQSSHFAVHILATDQEPLSNRFARSGTDKFVDLELQRGVKHVPLLDGCSARFQCKTAYQYEGGDHIILVGEVLAFDRFDKAPLVFQSGGYRRLVPPAPREEASVNYGENWLGFLLGRAYYQLQLPIRQHLRAQGMLEGDFELLGFLTFSEGRLLDELRALVEFTGKALDEERLESWLQEGLLCLQEGRVMFTDKGRQLAIQWLAQAKSAEIRALEALSLDESQQLKSLIERVIRQTGSELPPHWRKENIWRDNNLWQQTSAAQSAG